A part of Legionella sainthelensi genomic DNA contains:
- the rfbC gene encoding dTDP-4-dehydrorhamnose 3,5-epimerase: protein MNILDTKIPEVKIIEPRIFGDERGFFYETFQVKRYEELLGIEDSFVQDNLSRSRKGVLRGLHYQSQQTQGKLVSVLAGEVFDVAVDIRLGSPTYGSWVGVILSGENRRQFWVPKGFAHGFYVLSTTADFFYKCTDYYHPESELSINYQDPEIGIDWPLNDDVQLSAKDMQARPLNLIDPQSLPRYQ, encoded by the coding sequence ATGAATATTTTAGACACAAAAATACCGGAAGTTAAAATTATAGAGCCCCGTATTTTTGGTGATGAGCGTGGTTTTTTTTATGAAACATTTCAAGTGAAGCGGTATGAGGAGCTACTGGGGATAGAGGATAGTTTTGTCCAGGATAATTTATCGCGTTCGCGTAAAGGAGTTTTGCGAGGACTGCACTATCAAAGTCAGCAAACTCAGGGAAAATTAGTGTCTGTTTTAGCGGGTGAAGTTTTTGATGTAGCCGTTGATATTAGACTTGGTTCGCCTACTTATGGTTCCTGGGTTGGTGTGATTCTTTCAGGAGAAAATAGACGCCAATTTTGGGTTCCTAAAGGTTTTGCTCATGGGTTTTACGTGTTAAGCACCACGGCGGACTTTTTTTATAAGTGCACCGATTATTATCATCCAGAAAGTGAGTTATCAATTAATTATCAAGATCCAGAAATTGGTATTGATTGGCCATTAAATGATGACGTCCAACTTTCAGCAAAGGATATGCAAGCTAGGCCTTTGAACTTGATCGATCCTCAATCTTTACCGAGGTATCAATGA
- a CDS encoding glycosyltransferase encodes MDFYPIFLSAVIVTRNQPEQIKKIIVDFTKTLSVLVSDYELIIIDNSSEDNNVSILKTLTGPDGLPNLQVYALTKRVDPDTASWVGLENALGDFVVVIDPLVDDIGFLPQMLDKAVSGSDVVFANNAQKPKQSVAYRIANAMFHRLYKWFNRVNLAKEAPQYRILSKRVINFILQHPQPTITYRHLPATGGFSRVNLNYSTPPKTSHTKRLGESIKRGVKLLISTTQVPMRLVTSLSLFGAGTNLIYSVYVVLIALFKQDVAPGWVSLSLQQSGMFFLISLVLFVLGEYILHMASISNEGPLYNIAQEFTSSRLLRREKLNIEEVISKPLPQSNKVPEVV; translated from the coding sequence ATGGATTTTTACCCGATCTTTCTCTCTGCGGTCATTGTGACACGTAACCAGCCAGAGCAAATCAAAAAAATAATAGTCGATTTTACAAAAACTTTGTCTGTCTTGGTAAGTGATTATGAACTTATCATTATTGATAATAGTTCTGAGGATAATAATGTTTCTATTCTTAAAACCCTAACGGGTCCAGATGGACTGCCTAATCTTCAGGTATATGCATTAACTAAACGAGTTGATCCTGATACAGCTTCATGGGTTGGGCTGGAAAATGCTTTAGGTGATTTTGTGGTGGTCATAGATCCATTAGTTGATGATATTGGTTTTTTACCTCAAATGCTTGATAAAGCTGTGAGTGGTTCAGATGTTGTTTTTGCAAATAATGCTCAAAAACCCAAACAAAGCGTTGCTTATCGCATTGCTAATGCAATGTTTCATCGTCTTTATAAATGGTTTAATCGTGTTAATTTAGCAAAAGAGGCACCTCAATATCGTATCTTAAGCAAACGAGTTATTAATTTTATCCTGCAACATCCGCAACCAACGATCACTTATAGACATCTACCCGCAACAGGAGGTTTTTCTCGAGTTAATCTTAACTACAGCACCCCCCCAAAAACTTCACACACGAAGCGATTAGGAGAAAGTATTAAAAGAGGTGTAAAATTATTGATCTCAACCACGCAAGTACCGATGCGCTTGGTAACTTCGCTTTCTTTATTTGGTGCAGGAACTAATCTTATTTATTCTGTGTATGTAGTATTAATTGCCCTTTTTAAGCAAGATGTAGCACCTGGATGGGTTAGCCTCTCGTTACAACAATCAGGAATGTTTTTTTTGATTTCTCTTGTTTTGTTTGTTCTCGGAGAATATATCCTCCATATGGCGAGCATTTCCAATGAAGGCCCGCTTTATAATATTGCACAAGAGTTTACCAGTTCTCGCTTACTTCGCCGTGAAAAACTGAATATTGAAGAAGTAATATCAAAACCGCTTCCCCAATCAAATAAAGTTCCAGAGGTTGTCTAA
- a CDS encoding FAD-dependent oxidoreductase, producing MTALDAVIIGGGFYGSAIAVYLAKQRGFKHIVLVEREDSLLKRASHNNQARVHNGYHYPRSFTTAYRSRVNLPKFVRDWPNAVKQDFTKLYAIARQNSKVTAKQFERFCYEIGAKIQLAKPNYSSLFNPQLVERIFLVEEYAFDTSKLEKWAIEELNEAHVTLRFKSRVTTISKGSDKLLNVVVQKENRTEELLSAHYVFNCTYSGLNQFYGDYTGTQSRLKQEITEMALMKMPLELENLGITVMDGPFFSMMPFPAFGLHSLSHVRYTPHINWLDQQGIDPYERLNNYEQVSRVDRMIRDVSRYLPALANAKYIDSLFEVKTVLVKNESDDGRPILFEKHLNLPGMFSVLGGKIDNIYDVFEKLDMEQFEAIKPLEQVAME from the coding sequence ATGACGGCTCTAGATGCGGTTATTATCGGAGGCGGATTTTATGGATCTGCGATTGCAGTTTATTTAGCGAAGCAACGCGGTTTCAAACATATAGTTCTTGTGGAACGTGAGGATAGTCTTTTAAAACGCGCTTCTCATAATAATCAAGCGCGAGTTCATAATGGTTATCATTATCCTCGTAGCTTTACGACAGCTTATAGAAGCAGAGTTAATCTCCCCAAGTTCGTACGAGATTGGCCAAATGCAGTGAAACAAGACTTTACTAAACTCTATGCTATTGCTCGGCAAAATTCAAAAGTTACCGCAAAACAGTTTGAGCGTTTTTGTTATGAAATTGGTGCAAAAATTCAATTAGCAAAACCCAATTATAGTTCCCTATTCAATCCTCAGCTGGTTGAGCGCATATTTCTGGTTGAAGAATACGCTTTTGATACAAGTAAATTAGAAAAATGGGCTATTGAAGAACTCAATGAAGCTCATGTGACTCTGCGTTTTAAATCCAGAGTAACAACAATATCCAAAGGTTCTGACAAACTATTAAATGTTGTTGTGCAAAAAGAAAACCGCACGGAAGAACTTTTATCTGCTCATTATGTATTTAATTGTACTTATAGCGGACTTAATCAATTTTATGGGGATTATACGGGTACTCAATCTCGTCTTAAGCAAGAAATAACTGAGATGGCATTAATGAAAATGCCTTTGGAACTAGAAAATCTGGGGATCACAGTGATGGATGGGCCTTTCTTTTCTATGATGCCATTTCCTGCTTTTGGTTTGCACTCATTATCACATGTACGCTACACACCTCATATAAACTGGCTTGATCAACAAGGTATCGACCCCTATGAGCGTCTTAATAATTACGAACAGGTATCTCGTGTTGACCGTATGATTAGGGATGTGAGTCGCTACCTTCCTGCTCTAGCCAACGCTAAATACATAGATTCATTATTTGAGGTTAAAACGGTTTTAGTGAAGAATGAAAGCGATGACGGTAGACCCATTTTATTCGAAAAGCATTTAAATTTGCCAGGAATGTTTTCTGTATTAGGCGGAAAAATTGACAATATATATGATGTTTTTGAGAAATTGGATATGGAACAATTTGAGGCAATTAAACCTCTAGAACAAGTGGCGATGGAGTAA
- a CDS encoding NAD(P)-dependent oxidoreductase yields MTNALIGFSGFVGSTLLKQTKFHSLYRSNNMGTIQGHSFNHVVCAGAPAQKWLANKDPANDWQNINSLISHLKLIQCQTFILISTVDVFQNPIEVDENSVIDEAGLHAYGLHRLQLEKFVASFFPNYLIVRLPGLVGPGLRKNVIFDILNNNNLHMIDSRCIFQFYPMVNLWYNIQRALELGLKLIHLTAEPISVSDMVIEGFGKTFTQTLSNLPIRYDMRTRYASLFGASGNYQYSARETIQAIRAYAQSEPRQIHAETSVML; encoded by the coding sequence ATGACTAATGCTTTAATTGGATTTTCTGGTTTTGTTGGCAGCACTTTATTGAAACAAACAAAATTCCACTCTCTTTATCGCTCCAATAATATGGGCACTATTCAGGGACATTCATTTAATCACGTCGTTTGTGCTGGAGCTCCCGCCCAAAAGTGGCTGGCGAACAAGGATCCAGCAAATGATTGGCAAAATATTAATTCTTTAATATCCCACCTAAAATTAATTCAGTGCCAAACATTTATTCTGATAAGCACCGTAGATGTATTTCAAAATCCCATTGAAGTTGATGAAAATTCCGTTATTGATGAAGCAGGTCTCCATGCTTACGGATTACACCGACTTCAACTGGAAAAATTTGTCGCGAGTTTTTTTCCCAATTATTTAATTGTTCGTCTTCCGGGTCTTGTTGGACCAGGATTAAGAAAAAATGTTATTTTTGATATTTTAAATAACAATAACTTACATATGATTGATAGCCGATGCATTTTTCAATTTTATCCAATGGTTAATCTCTGGTACAACATTCAACGTGCGTTGGAGTTGGGTTTAAAATTAATTCATCTTACAGCAGAGCCGATTAGTGTTAGTGATATGGTTATTGAAGGTTTTGGCAAAACATTTACTCAGACATTATCTAATCTCCCTATTCGTTATGATATGCGTACTCGATATGCTTCCTTGTTTGGTGCCTCTGGAAACTATCAATATAGCGCGCGCGAAACCATTCAAGCAATAAGAGCATATGCACAATCAGAACCTCGTCAAATACATGCTGAAACCAGTGTGATGCTATGA
- a CDS encoding sugar phosphate isomerase/epimerase family protein, with translation MRLAISNIAWDAVEDDAVAHLLHRYEINAIDVAPGKYFPNPALAKDADIANVFDWWTTRGIEITGMQALLFGTTGLNIFASHESQINLLSHLTHICRIGSGLGAKYLVFGSPKNRDRSGMNDDEASELACSFFQRLGDIAQTYGVAICLEPNPPCYGANFMTTSFETVQMVKHIAHPAIKMQFDTGALTINEENPDIVLEGCAAFIGHVHASEPNLLPLGDSNTDHNQIAIALKKALPNHVVSIEMLATQNEPHIGAIERAIKTAIHYYRDK, from the coding sequence ATGAGACTAGCCATTTCAAATATCGCTTGGGATGCAGTTGAAGATGATGCGGTGGCGCATTTATTGCATCGTTATGAAATAAATGCAATTGATGTGGCACCTGGAAAATATTTTCCTAATCCAGCATTGGCTAAAGACGCTGATATAGCTAATGTGTTCGATTGGTGGACTACTCGTGGTATTGAAATAACGGGCATGCAAGCCTTATTGTTTGGCACAACAGGATTAAATATTTTTGCCTCCCATGAATCTCAAATTAACTTATTAAGCCATCTGACACATATATGTCGGATTGGTAGCGGATTAGGAGCAAAATATCTGGTTTTTGGCTCACCTAAGAATAGAGATCGCAGTGGGATGAATGATGATGAAGCATCTGAATTAGCATGTTCCTTTTTTCAACGTTTGGGTGATATCGCACAAACATATGGTGTCGCAATCTGTCTTGAACCAAATCCCCCCTGTTATGGTGCTAATTTTATGACAACGAGTTTTGAAACAGTACAAATGGTAAAACATATAGCCCATCCAGCGATTAAAATGCAATTTGATACAGGCGCTTTAACCATTAACGAAGAAAATCCTGATATTGTGTTAGAGGGGTGTGCGGCTTTTATTGGTCATGTCCATGCGAGTGAACCAAATTTACTTCCATTAGGGGATAGCAACACCGATCACAACCAAATAGCTATTGCCTTAAAAAAAGCATTACCCAATCATGTAGTATCAATAGAGATGCTTGCTACGCAAAATGAACCTCACATAGGGGCAATTGAGCGCGCAATAAAAACCGCTATTCATTACTATAGGGATAAATAG
- a CDS encoding EamA family transporter translates to MKWVILILGIASNASASVLIKMAMMPPRVFPTFSNLFSILENWPFLLGLGLYGLAFLLYSASLTQLPLNIAHPILTSGAVATVALFSVLIFGEPFHWTTGIGIVFVLTGVIMITLKVA, encoded by the coding sequence ATGAAGTGGGTTATTTTGATTCTTGGTATCGCCTCAAATGCATCGGCGAGTGTTCTTATTAAAATGGCAATGATGCCGCCACGAGTATTTCCAACCTTTAGCAATCTTTTTTCAATTTTGGAAAATTGGCCTTTTTTGCTTGGTCTGGGACTCTACGGGTTAGCATTTTTACTCTATTCAGCATCTTTGACACAGCTCCCCCTTAATATAGCTCATCCAATTCTTACATCTGGAGCTGTTGCCACTGTCGCATTATTTTCGGTGCTGATATTCGGAGAACCATTTCATTGGACTACAGGAATAGGGATTGTTTTTGTTCTTACAGGTGTAATCATGATCACCCTCAAAGTAGCGTAA
- a CDS encoding glycosyltransferase family 2 protein, whose protein sequence is MTNDINPKVRATWKVPSFKKQLWLGRSQPWCVIIPVINEGTRISSLLSRMKSLGIWQMADIIIVDGGSTDGSLQQELLQENEVRGLLVKSGPGKLSAQLRCAYSFALDQGYEGIITIDGNDKDDPEAIPRFIDALNQGIDFVQASRFIQGGTAENTPKIRDFAIRYIHAPMLSLFSGFKWTDTTQGFRAYSRKVLLDPKVAPFRDIFMTYELLAYLSYRIPKLGYHCIELPSIRRYPVGEIPTKISVFKGNISVLKVLFLACFGQYN, encoded by the coding sequence ATGACGAATGATATTAATCCCAAAGTACGTGCTACTTGGAAAGTTCCATCATTTAAAAAACAACTCTGGTTGGGACGCTCACAACCTTGGTGTGTCATCATACCAGTTATTAATGAAGGCACTCGAATTTCTAGCCTACTTTCGCGAATGAAATCCCTAGGAATTTGGCAAATGGCCGACATCATTATTGTAGATGGAGGAAGCACTGATGGTTCATTGCAACAAGAGTTATTACAAGAAAATGAAGTGAGGGGACTACTGGTTAAATCAGGGCCAGGTAAATTGAGTGCTCAGCTTCGTTGCGCCTATTCCTTTGCGCTGGATCAAGGGTATGAAGGTATTATAACCATAGATGGAAATGATAAAGATGATCCTGAGGCCATTCCGAGATTTATAGATGCACTGAACCAGGGGATAGATTTTGTGCAAGCATCGCGTTTTATTCAAGGAGGAACAGCAGAGAATACACCTAAAATACGTGATTTTGCCATACGTTATATTCATGCGCCAATGCTCAGTTTATTTTCTGGTTTCAAATGGACAGATACTACCCAAGGATTTAGAGCATATAGCCGAAAAGTCCTACTTGATCCTAAAGTAGCGCCTTTTCGGGATATTTTTATGACCTATGAGTTATTGGCTTATCTGTCCTATCGCATACCTAAGCTTGGCTATCACTGTATCGAACTGCCTTCCATTCGACGCTATCCCGTAGGCGAGATACCTACAAAAATTAGTGTATTCAAAGGAAACATATCTGTTTTAAAAGTTCTTTTTCTAGCCTGCTTTGGCCAGTACAACTGA
- the galU gene encoding UTP--glucose-1-phosphate uridylyltransferase GalU, producing MTSTYLPIRKAVFPVAGLGTRFLPATKVSPKEMLPIVDKPLIQYAVEEAYAAGIRQMIFVTGHNKRAIEDHFDTAYQLEAELYNHKKNELLSIVQSVKPEDMDCFYVRQPKALGLGHAVLCAEQLVGTDAFAVLLADDLIVSSKPIMQQMTELYAEHGCSILAVQDVPWELTQNYGIVQGEAQNDRLLRVNNLVEKPKPSMAPSNIAVVGRYILTSSIFDQIRALPTSRYVGEIQLTDAIATLLKKEDVFAYRYDGVRYDCGSKLGFLKANVELGKIHPVEGEAFSQWLSDSLAFSQSEVIK from the coding sequence ATGACTTCAACTTATCTTCCAATCCGTAAAGCAGTGTTTCCTGTTGCAGGCCTTGGAACACGTTTTTTACCTGCCACTAAAGTTTCTCCTAAAGAAATGCTTCCTATTGTGGATAAGCCCTTGATTCAGTATGCAGTTGAAGAGGCTTATGCAGCAGGAATACGCCAAATGATTTTTGTGACAGGTCATAATAAGCGTGCAATTGAAGATCATTTTGATACGGCATATCAGTTAGAGGCAGAATTATACAATCACAAAAAAAATGAACTTTTATCTATAGTCCAATCAGTAAAACCAGAAGATATGGATTGCTTCTATGTACGCCAACCAAAAGCATTAGGTTTAGGACACGCAGTGTTATGTGCGGAGCAATTAGTTGGTACCGATGCATTTGCAGTTCTTCTTGCAGATGATCTGATTGTGAGTTCAAAACCTATCATGCAACAAATGACAGAACTTTATGCTGAACATGGATGTAGCATCTTAGCTGTGCAAGACGTTCCTTGGGAGCTCACACAAAACTATGGCATTGTTCAAGGTGAAGCTCAAAATGATCGTTTGTTACGTGTGAATAATTTGGTAGAAAAACCTAAGCCTAGCATGGCTCCTTCTAATATTGCTGTAGTTGGACGTTATATTCTTACTTCATCCATTTTTGATCAGATTCGAGCCTTACCAACTAGCCGTTATGTTGGTGAAATCCAACTTACTGATGCAATAGCAACATTATTAAAAAAGGAAGATGTATTCGCTTATCGCTATGATGGGGTACGATATGATTGTGGAAGTAAGCTCGGCTTTTTAAAAGCGAATGTTGAGTTAGGAAAAATCCATCCGGTTGAAGGAGAAGCCTTTTCACAGTGGCTGTCAGATTCTTTGGCATTCTCCCAATCGGAGGTAATTAAATAA
- a CDS encoding glycosyltransferase family 2 protein, whose amino-acid sequence MFQFMEIWRKKKALGINKKAIKICKRSAYFDADWYLDTYPDVKAAGLDPVLHYVQYGAVERRDPGPNFSTVDYLLENPKVQQKGINPLVHFEKSRKKVPTTKKNYQTWVSLYDTLTDVDKKNIKRKIADLKYKPTISVIMPVYNTPEKWLKLAIDSVLNQLYPYWELCIADDASSASHIKNLLSYYAKKDPRIKVIYREANGHIAESSNSALQLATGEFVALLDHDDELTEHALYKIVEELNAYPNATLIYSDEDKIDDHGRRCEPYFKSDWNPDLFYSHNFISHLGVYKRSVVNEIGGFRKGYEGSQDYDLALRVIEVITPDQIRHIPHILYHWRIVPASVSNSKAYTCEDAARKAIQSHLERQKVVGVQVTKNPLLPNFHRVTYSLPKEQPLVSIIIPTKDKVEVLKCCIESILKKTEYQNFEVIIVDNQSQQQETHAYFKQLMHNQKIKIISYNKPFNYSKINNFAVSKTQGDILLFLNNDTEVITPSWLTEMVSQVIRPEVGIVGAKLYYPDDTIQHAGVIGGYGSVAGHIFSRWPRKQHGYMGKDSLSQNFLAVTAACMAMRRLVFEELNGFEENTLVVAFNDVDLCLRAYKKGYRIFWTPFAELYHYESLTRGVAQTQEEKTQAGREINYMLEHWGNLLERDPFYNPNLSLTCSHYSLAFPPRVSSM is encoded by the coding sequence ATGTTTCAATTCATGGAGATATGGCGAAAAAAAAAGGCGTTAGGTATAAATAAAAAAGCGATTAAAATTTGTAAAAGGAGTGCCTATTTTGATGCCGACTGGTATTTAGATACTTATCCTGATGTAAAAGCTGCTGGATTAGATCCAGTGCTCCATTACGTACAATATGGTGCAGTAGAAAGACGTGATCCGGGCCCCAATTTTTCAACGGTAGATTATTTACTTGAGAATCCTAAAGTACAACAAAAGGGGATCAATCCTTTAGTGCATTTTGAAAAATCACGGAAGAAAGTCCCAACTACCAAAAAAAACTATCAAACATGGGTTAGTTTATACGATACTTTGACTGATGTAGATAAAAAAAATATTAAAAGAAAAATAGCCGATCTAAAATATAAGCCTACGATTTCTGTGATTATGCCAGTTTATAACACTCCTGAAAAATGGCTAAAACTCGCGATTGATTCCGTTTTAAACCAGCTCTATCCATACTGGGAACTTTGTATTGCCGATGATGCTTCTTCAGCCAGCCATATTAAAAACCTTCTAAGCTATTATGCAAAAAAAGATCCGCGTATTAAGGTAATTTACCGGGAAGCCAACGGCCATATTGCAGAATCAAGTAACAGCGCATTACAACTGGCGACGGGTGAGTTTGTTGCTTTATTAGATCACGATGATGAGTTAACTGAACATGCATTGTATAAGATCGTCGAAGAATTGAATGCTTATCCTAACGCCACCTTAATTTATAGTGATGAAGATAAAATTGATGATCACGGAAGACGCTGCGAACCATACTTTAAATCAGATTGGAATCCAGATTTGTTTTACAGCCATAATTTTATTAGTCATTTAGGTGTTTATAAACGTTCGGTAGTTAATGAAATAGGTGGCTTTCGTAAAGGTTATGAGGGAAGCCAAGATTATGATTTGGCACTTCGAGTGATTGAAGTGATTACGCCAGATCAAATTCGTCATATTCCACACATTTTATATCACTGGCGTATTGTTCCTGCGTCTGTGTCGAATTCAAAAGCATATACCTGTGAAGATGCGGCTCGAAAAGCAATTCAATCTCATTTAGAGCGTCAAAAGGTAGTTGGAGTGCAAGTGACAAAGAACCCTTTATTACCTAATTTTCATAGGGTGACTTACTCCTTGCCTAAGGAGCAGCCTTTAGTAAGCATTATTATACCAACAAAAGATAAGGTTGAAGTTCTTAAATGTTGTATAGAGAGTATTCTTAAAAAAACAGAGTATCAAAATTTTGAAGTGATAATTGTTGATAATCAAAGTCAACAACAAGAAACTCATGCTTATTTTAAGCAGCTCATGCATAATCAAAAAATTAAAATTATTTCCTATAATAAACCTTTTAATTATTCAAAGATTAACAATTTTGCTGTTAGTAAGACGCAGGGAGATATACTTCTTTTTCTTAATAATGATACAGAAGTGATAACCCCCTCGTGGTTAACAGAAATGGTTAGCCAGGTGATAAGACCTGAAGTTGGAATAGTGGGTGCTAAGCTTTATTACCCGGATGACACTATTCAACATGCTGGGGTCATAGGTGGTTATGGGTCAGTGGCGGGGCATATCTTTTCAAGATGGCCTAGAAAACAACATGGATACATGGGAAAAGACTCATTATCCCAAAATTTTTTGGCAGTTACGGCTGCATGCATGGCGATGCGACGTTTAGTATTTGAAGAGTTAAATGGTTTCGAGGAAAATACTCTTGTTGTTGCTTTTAATGACGTAGATCTTTGTTTGCGTGCTTATAAAAAAGGGTACAGAATTTTCTGGACCCCCTTTGCAGAACTATACCATTATGAGTCTTTAACAAGAGGTGTAGCTCAGACTCAAGAGGAAAAAACGCAAGCAGGAAGAGAAATAAATTATATGTTAGAACATTGGGGCAATTTACTTGAAAGGGATCCCTTTTATAATCCTAATTTAAGTTTAACATGCAGTCATTATTCTTTAGCGTTTCCTCCACGAGTTTCTTCCATGTAA
- a CDS encoding class I SAM-dependent methyltransferase translates to MNPLLSNLGYSLDPNTRIWLKADCESIAYNDGDEVENRIAAVISKAQDVSLFSPELKKHCVDWPSLYHLSASRANILRPFQNILPGSDVLEIGSGCGAITRYLGECGANVLALEGTLRRAVITRARTRDLNNVAVVCEQFHKFVGHEKFDVITLIGVLEYANLFMPGECPVQSMLQHVKSMLKPEGRLIIAIENQLGLKYFAGAPEDHHGQPLYGIEGRYKGKQPTTYGRHTLNNHLHQAGFIENEFFAPFPDYKLPLSIITQRGFSNQEFDPGMLVTHGVRADPQLPPHLFFSPELVWPVVLKNELGLDLANSFLIVAQTSKTKLSSSEILAYHYSTHRAKPFCKETLFLNTKKGNIEVQCKLLESDAVSDLKDQALSHSLQEKAVYIKGKLLSCDFIDIVVRDGWSIKEVSLYFKKYLFILASLTLKNKPINKINIDTLLPGNSIDLIPQNIIIAPNGKPSAIDQEWSWEYPIPAGFLIFRSVLMLNNIISCYGKAQSAFPNTLLGLFLALYKEMGYEVGEDKIHSYYELESLFQCKVAQDKTAVSNLSSPLRFSNWNYVITDYTKHIQSLEKAITDKDNHIKNLEHILEEADKHIHVLEDKDRHICNLEHMLKEKENQIEILKHVIVDKDRHIGNIEYMLEEKENHVATLEHVIADKDRHIGNIEYILEEKRIML, encoded by the coding sequence ATGAACCCTTTACTTTCTAACCTTGGTTATTCTCTAGATCCTAATACTCGGATATGGTTGAAAGCTGATTGTGAGAGTATTGCTTATAATGATGGTGATGAGGTAGAAAATCGTATTGCCGCCGTAATTTCTAAAGCCCAAGATGTTTCATTATTTTCACCGGAATTAAAAAAACATTGTGTTGACTGGCCTTCTTTGTATCACCTGAGCGCGAGTAGAGCGAATATTTTGCGTCCTTTTCAAAATATTTTACCGGGCTCGGATGTGCTTGAGATCGGTTCAGGTTGTGGAGCAATAACTCGTTATTTAGGGGAATGCGGAGCCAATGTTTTAGCACTTGAAGGAACATTAAGACGTGCGGTGATTACGCGTGCTCGTACCCGAGACTTGAATAATGTAGCAGTGGTCTGTGAGCAATTTCATAAATTTGTTGGCCATGAGAAGTTTGATGTGATTACCTTAATTGGTGTATTGGAGTACGCCAATTTATTTATGCCCGGTGAGTGTCCCGTACAAAGTATGCTTCAACACGTTAAATCTATGTTAAAACCCGAAGGGCGTCTCATTATCGCAATTGAAAATCAGCTAGGGCTTAAATATTTTGCTGGGGCTCCTGAAGATCATCATGGTCAACCTTTGTATGGAATAGAGGGGCGTTATAAAGGCAAACAACCCACAACTTACGGCCGGCATACTTTAAATAATCATCTCCATCAAGCAGGGTTTATAGAAAATGAGTTTTTTGCTCCATTTCCTGATTACAAGTTACCGTTGTCCATCATTACTCAACGAGGCTTCTCCAATCAAGAGTTTGATCCGGGAATGTTAGTAACCCATGGGGTGAGAGCAGACCCTCAATTACCACCTCATTTGTTTTTCTCACCTGAATTAGTTTGGCCTGTGGTTCTAAAAAATGAACTAGGTCTCGATCTTGCGAATTCTTTTTTAATTGTGGCACAAACCTCAAAGACTAAATTATCTTCTTCAGAGATTTTAGCGTATCACTACTCTACACATAGGGCGAAACCATTTTGTAAGGAAACTTTATTCTTAAACACTAAAAAAGGAAATATTGAAGTACAATGCAAGCTGCTTGAATCCGACGCTGTTTCAGACTTAAAAGACCAGGCGCTTTCGCATTCTCTGCAAGAAAAGGCTGTTTACATAAAAGGCAAACTTTTGTCCTGTGACTTTATAGATATTGTAGTACGTGATGGATGGTCTATTAAGGAAGTGAGTTTATATTTTAAAAAATATTTGTTCATTTTAGCATCCCTTACTTTAAAAAATAAACCAATTAACAAAATTAATATTGATACACTTTTACCTGGAAATAGCATTGATCTAATTCCTCAAAATATAATAATTGCCCCAAATGGGAAACCTAGCGCAATAGATCAAGAATGGTCATGGGAGTACCCAATACCTGCAGGATTTCTTATATTTCGTAGTGTGCTTATGTTAAATAACATAATTTCATGCTATGGAAAAGCACAAAGTGCTTTTCCCAACACACTATTAGGATTATTTTTAGCACTGTATAAGGAAATGGGTTATGAAGTGGGTGAGGATAAAATTCACTCTTATTATGAGCTAGAATCTCTATTTCAATGTAAAGTCGCTCAAGATAAAACTGCAGTATCTAATTTATCTTCGCCTCTTCGGTTTTCGAATTGGAATTATGTAATAACTGATTATACTAAGCATATCCAGAGTCTAGAAAAAGCGATCACGGATAAAGATAATCATATTAAGAATTTAGAGCATATACTGGAAGAAGCAGATAAACATATTCATGTCCTAGAAGATAAAGATAGGCATATCTGTAATTTAGAACATATGCTAAAAGAAAAAGAGAATCAAATTGAAATTCTGAAGCATGTAATCGTCGACAAAGACAGGCATATTGGAAATATAGAGTACATGCTTGAGGAAAAAGAGAATCATGTTGCAACCTTGGAGCATGTAATTGCCGACAAAGACAGGCATATTGGAAATATAGAGTACATACTTGAGGAAAAAAGAATCATGTTGTAA